In Pedobacter sp. WC2423, the following are encoded in one genomic region:
- a CDS encoding RNA polymerase sigma factor, which produces MLPTEQDKNYWEQMLLGDKNALFGLYNNLYFHLIRFGLKINPDDELVKDCVNQVFLNLWDKRIRLNPVENVKSYLMTSLRRCMLDQLAYIDRTNTAVNKMRKGEAMNELSYEEIMIGIQQDEELKNKLRVAISQLTPRQSELIQLKFFEGLSYEQIAERNSQTIKTAYNTIYDAIKILRKILK; this is translated from the coding sequence ATGCTACCCACAGAACAGGATAAGAATTATTGGGAACAAATGCTGCTTGGGGACAAGAATGCATTGTTTGGGTTATATAATAATTTATATTTCCATCTCATCCGCTTTGGTTTAAAGATTAATCCTGACGATGAATTAGTCAAGGATTGCGTTAATCAGGTGTTTTTAAATTTATGGGATAAAAGAATCCGGCTCAATCCGGTTGAAAACGTGAAATCCTATCTGATGACTTCTCTCAGGAGATGTATGCTGGATCAGCTGGCTTATATTGACCGGACAAATACCGCAGTTAATAAAATGAGAAAAGGAGAAGCCATGAACGAATTATCCTATGAAGAGATCATGATTGGTATACAACAGGATGAAGAACTCAAAAATAAATTAAGAGTTGCCATCTCACAGCTTACACCCAGGCAATCAGAGTTAATCCAGCTTAAATTTTTTGAAGGATTAAGCTATGAACAGATTGCAGAACGGAATTCTCAAACCATAAAAACTGCTTACAATACAATTTACGATGCGATAAAAATACTAAGGAAGATACTTAAATAA
- a CDS encoding SDR family NAD(P)-dependent oxidoreductase, which yields MENQKVWFVTGASKGLGLTLIKQLLAQGNLVAATSRSIEELNAGVGATEAENYLPLSVDLRDEESVGQAVEKTISQFGRIDFVVNNAGYGLTGSLEELSDQEARGNFDINVFGSLNVIRKVMPHLRTQQSGHVFNISSIGGFTGYFPGFGIYCATKFAVQGFTEALAAEVKSFGIYATIVSPGYFRTNFLSTGSLNVPKHQIEAYKEVRESQDQHQHLIDGNQAGDPEKAAAAIIKVATEENPPLHLFLGQDAYDLAYAKMDAVKEDLENLKEMITSTGF from the coding sequence ATGGAAAATCAAAAAGTATGGTTCGTAACCGGGGCCTCCAAAGGATTAGGGCTTACGCTAATTAAACAATTATTAGCTCAGGGTAATCTGGTAGCTGCAACTTCCAGAAGTATAGAAGAATTAAATGCAGGTGTGGGCGCTACGGAAGCTGAAAATTATCTGCCATTAAGCGTTGATCTCAGAGATGAGGAAAGTGTTGGACAGGCTGTAGAAAAAACAATCAGTCAGTTTGGCCGTATTGATTTTGTAGTGAATAATGCAGGCTATGGACTAACAGGTAGCCTGGAAGAATTAAGTGACCAGGAAGCAAGAGGGAATTTTGACATCAATGTATTTGGTTCGTTAAATGTAATCCGTAAAGTAATGCCGCATTTACGCACACAACAATCCGGACATGTTTTCAATATCTCTTCTATAGGTGGTTTTACAGGTTATTTTCCCGGATTCGGAATTTACTGTGCTACAAAATTTGCAGTACAGGGTTTCACAGAAGCACTGGCAGCAGAGGTTAAATCTTTCGGGATTTATGCAACAATTGTTTCTCCTGGATATTTCCGCACTAACTTCCTTTCTACAGGTTCTTTAAATGTACCTAAGCACCAGATTGAGGCCTACAAAGAAGTTCGCGAAAGTCAGGATCAGCACCAGCACCTGATTGATGGCAACCAGGCAGGAGATCCTGAAAAAGCAGCCGCAGCAATTATTAAAGTGGCAACTGAAGAAAATCCCCCACTGCATTTATTTTTAGGACAGGACGCTTATGATCTGGCTTATGCAAAAATGGATGCTGTAAAAGAAGATCTTGAAAATCTAAAGGAGATGATCACTTCAACTGGCTTCTAA
- a CDS encoding acyltransferase family protein, whose translation MNTNTKVKQPRELNVELLRIVLMIMIVCHHFLMRGRGLHLLYTSESTHINHDALQGLFIDSFLIMTVNCFIFISGYYGIKFRIKTILSLFIQAVTYSIGIDIVFGLLNGESLSFDTILNGLLSVPNGQWWFITTYFFLYLLSPFLNLAAKHLSKFQFLYILGVLTLTNFVVGYTLNPDSLGVLNGYSLFSFICIYFYGQAFSLYIDFKKGKVFYFCIYVICSLLIFGLFFTSMKYLSIGMAWRAFFYNNPLVLISAISFFFLFKNLKISYTRISFFSSSVLATYLIHEHPRSADFLTDNLNRIATAYTLGSVYITLFLIAVLLFLGGTLIEKVRSAVTEPLLNFLMVKFRLDRLDERMK comes from the coding sequence ATGAATACCAATACCAAGGTGAAGCAACCCAGAGAACTCAATGTCGAATTGTTGAGGATAGTCCTGATGATTATGATCGTTTGTCATCACTTTTTAATGCGTGGCAGAGGTCTCCATCTTTTATATACCTCAGAAAGCACGCATATCAATCACGATGCACTACAGGGACTATTTATTGATAGTTTTCTGATTATGACAGTCAACTGCTTTATATTTATCTCTGGTTATTACGGAATAAAATTCAGGATAAAGACAATTCTGAGTCTATTTATACAAGCCGTCACTTATAGCATTGGAATTGATATTGTATTCGGTTTGCTGAATGGGGAAAGTCTGTCTTTTGATACTATTTTGAATGGTTTGCTGTCTGTGCCCAATGGTCAGTGGTGGTTTATCACGACGTATTTTTTCCTGTACCTGTTAAGCCCCTTTCTTAATCTGGCAGCTAAACACTTATCTAAATTTCAGTTTCTATATATTTTAGGTGTATTAACACTTACTAACTTTGTTGTGGGTTATACACTTAATCCTGATTCATTAGGTGTGTTGAATGGATATTCTTTATTCAGCTTTATCTGCATTTATTTTTACGGACAGGCTTTTAGTTTATATATAGACTTCAAAAAGGGAAAGGTCTTTTATTTTTGTATTTATGTGATTTGCTCCCTGCTGATCTTTGGACTATTTTTTACCAGTATGAAATACCTGAGTATAGGTATGGCATGGCGGGCATTTTTCTATAATAATCCGCTGGTATTAATCTCAGCCATTTCTTTCTTCTTTTTATTTAAGAACCTCAAAATATCTTATACCCGGATTTCTTTCTTCTCCTCTTCGGTATTAGCCACTTATCTGATTCATGAACATCCAAGATCGGCTGATTTTCTGACTGATAATCTGAACAGAATTGCGACAGCTTATACCCTGGGAAGTGTGTATATTACGCTGTTTTTAATCGCCGTGTTATTGTTTTTAGGTGGTACATTGATAGAAAAAGTGCGATCGGCAGTTACTGAGCCACTTTTAAACTTCCTGATGGTGAAATTCAGGTTAGACCGGCTGGATGAAAGAATGAAGTAA
- a CDS encoding alpha/beta fold hydrolase: MKTEAVHYQNIKVNGVNIFYREAGPKDAPVVLLLHGFPTSSFMFRNLIPELSKKYHVIAPDLPGFGYSDAPAHDQFDYTFDHLTQTMQALIDELALKRFAIYVFDYGAPVGFRLMLANPEKITGIISQNGNAYAQGLSKGWNPIQKYWQDPSAENRNDLKEFMSLKSTKFQYFEGVSDPALIAPETYTLDQHFLDRPGNVEIQLDLLKDYRTNVALYPDFQAYFRTCKPQLLAVWGSEDPYFLPAGAEAYKNDNPNAIVKFYKTGHFALETNVKEISQDILNFLAGLPQ; the protein is encoded by the coding sequence ATGAAAACAGAAGCAGTTCATTACCAAAACATCAAAGTCAATGGGGTAAATATATTTTACCGTGAAGCAGGGCCAAAAGACGCGCCTGTAGTCCTGCTGCTGCATGGCTTTCCAACTTCATCCTTTATGTTCAGAAACCTGATACCTGAACTTAGTAAAAAATATCATGTGATCGCACCAGATTTACCTGGTTTTGGATATTCTGACGCACCAGCTCACGATCAGTTTGACTATACCTTTGATCACCTGACTCAAACTATGCAGGCATTGATTGATGAACTCGCTTTGAAACGTTTTGCTATTTATGTGTTTGACTACGGAGCTCCTGTAGGCTTCAGACTGATGCTTGCTAACCCTGAAAAAATTACTGGGATTATTTCTCAAAACGGAAATGCTTATGCGCAGGGATTGAGCAAAGGCTGGAATCCTATTCAAAAATACTGGCAGGATCCATCTGCTGAAAACCGGAATGACCTGAAGGAATTTATGAGTCTGAAATCTACTAAATTTCAATACTTTGAAGGGGTAAGCGATCCCGCACTGATCGCACCTGAAACTTATACTTTAGACCAGCATTTTCTTGACCGCCCGGGTAATGTAGAAATACAGCTTGATCTATTGAAAGATTACCGGACTAATGTTGCGCTTTACCCCGATTTTCAAGCTTACTTCAGAACCTGTAAACCGCAGTTGCTGGCTGTCTGGGGAAGTGAAGATCCATACTTTTTACCAGCTGGGGCAGAAGCGTATAAAAACGATAATCCAAATGCAATAGTGAAATTTTATAAGACAGGACATTTCGCATTAGAAACTAACGTGAAGGAAATTAGTCAGGATATCTTGAATTTCTTAGCCGGTTTACCTCAATAA
- a CDS encoding LysR family transcriptional regulator, protein MNTNDFKIFEAVVANGSFTRAAEAMFTVQSNVTARIKSLEDEFAVSLFTRTSRKVELTAAGETLMHYFKQIGQLIEEAKRELAQSDQLIGQLRIGCIETTMALKAPDMINKFNEMYPEIELEFKADMSSNLINAVLNYKLDAAFVAAPVSVPELAQQTIKEEQLVMVASAKYKKMEELIQAKQVKIVVFDQGCNYRARLESWLSFKGVVNYKRIVVNSLEGIINFVEADLAITILPAELIEQYYQNRKLKTFSIGKELGTSSTILVYRKTRLKDKLLTAFLEMY, encoded by the coding sequence ATGAACACTAATGATTTTAAAATATTCGAAGCTGTAGTAGCAAATGGAAGTTTTACCAGGGCTGCCGAAGCGATGTTTACTGTTCAGTCTAATGTGACAGCAAGAATTAAAAGTTTAGAAGACGAATTTGCCGTTTCACTGTTTACAAGAACTTCAAGAAAGGTTGAATTGACTGCCGCGGGTGAAACACTGATGCATTATTTTAAACAAATAGGGCAATTAATAGAAGAGGCGAAAAGAGAGTTAGCTCAAAGTGATCAATTAATTGGTCAGCTTAGAATTGGCTGTATCGAAACAACGATGGCTTTGAAAGCGCCTGATATGATCAATAAATTCAACGAAATGTACCCGGAGATTGAGCTTGAATTTAAAGCGGATATGTCTTCAAACCTGATCAATGCTGTACTTAACTATAAATTGGACGCTGCTTTTGTAGCTGCACCAGTTTCGGTACCTGAGCTGGCACAGCAAACAATTAAAGAAGAACAACTGGTGATGGTAGCTTCTGCTAAGTATAAAAAGATGGAAGAGCTTATTCAGGCTAAACAAGTGAAAATAGTTGTATTCGATCAGGGCTGTAATTATAGGGCAAGACTGGAATCTTGGCTCAGCTTTAAAGGGGTTGTCAATTATAAACGTATCGTGGTTAATTCTTTAGAAGGCATCATAAACTTTGTGGAGGCTGATCTGGCCATCACCATATTACCGGCTGAGTTAATTGAACAGTATTATCAAAATAGAAAATTAAAGACGTTTTCTATTGGTAAGGAGCTTGGAACATCGTCGACTATCCTTGTTTATAGAAAAACGAGATTAAAGGATAAATTATTGACAGCTTTCCTGGAAATGTATTAA
- the bla gene encoding class A beta-lactamase, subclass A2 gives MKGFVTLKKMIIAGLLLTVSVSGFAQKNELRKRLQDIIGSHAATIGFSLTDLQNGDTITVNGTKHLPMQSVYKFHLALAILNQADKGKLHLDQKIMVKKSDLLPDTWSPLRDKYPNGEVEIPLSEILSYTISQSDNNGCDILFRLIGGPVKVNQYIHSLGVKQVAIVATEEQMHKDENVQFTNWTTPVAATELLKLFYSQKVLSKTSHDFLWKVMTETVTGANKIKGLLPAGTTVTHKTGNSGANAAGLTTATNDIGIVTLPNGKHFAIAVFVSMTKEDEKASDLIIAELTKASWDYLTAEKP, from the coding sequence ATGAAAGGATTTGTTACATTAAAAAAAATGATTATTGCCGGACTTTTACTGACTGTTTCAGTAAGTGGGTTTGCGCAAAAAAATGAGCTGCGGAAAAGGCTTCAGGATATTATAGGTTCACATGCTGCAACCATTGGATTTTCATTAACAGATTTGCAGAATGGGGATACAATCACAGTGAATGGAACAAAACATCTGCCGATGCAAAGCGTTTACAAATTCCATCTTGCTTTAGCAATTTTAAACCAGGCAGATAAAGGTAAACTGCATCTGGATCAAAAGATCATGGTTAAAAAGAGTGATCTGCTGCCAGATACCTGGAGTCCGCTGAGAGATAAGTATCCAAATGGAGAAGTTGAAATACCGCTGTCAGAAATTTTAAGTTATACCATTTCACAAAGTGATAATAATGGCTGTGATATCCTGTTCAGATTAATAGGAGGGCCTGTAAAGGTTAATCAGTATATTCATAGTCTGGGCGTTAAACAAGTAGCTATAGTGGCTACAGAAGAGCAGATGCATAAAGATGAAAATGTACAATTTACCAACTGGACAACTCCCGTTGCTGCTACAGAGCTGTTAAAGTTGTTTTATAGTCAAAAGGTTCTTTCTAAAACTTCGCACGATTTTTTATGGAAAGTAATGACTGAAACCGTTACCGGGGCCAATAAGATTAAAGGGTTGTTACCTGCTGGTACTACTGTTACACATAAAACAGGAAACTCCGGGGCCAATGCAGCCGGTTTAACAACAGCCACAAATGATATTGGTATTGTCACACTGCCAAATGGAAAACATTTTGCCATTGCTGTATTTGTATCCATGACTAAGGAAGATGAAAAAGCAAGTGATTTAATCATTGCTGAACTGACTAAGGCCAGCTGGGATTATCTGACTGCAGAAAAGCCTTAA
- a CDS encoding TetR/AcrR family transcriptional regulator, translating into MESKDNVKHRNKEQTKRKLLQAVGEIIIEKGYSGLGVNKIASKAGVDKKLIYRYFGDGNTLVETYILEKDYWLGFADRLQEFNEIKSPDQAKEVISVMLERQFTFLYEEETMQHMVLEELTSKSPLMASICNIRGNIGASLLKHTDPYFKDSEVNFRAVSALLVSGIYYLVLQAKINGGTICGIDINSAEGREEITKTIHHIIEWAYEAPKKQTKEN; encoded by the coding sequence ATGGAAAGTAAAGACAACGTCAAACACAGAAATAAAGAACAGACCAAAAGAAAACTTCTTCAGGCCGTAGGGGAAATTATTATAGAAAAAGGGTATTCAGGTTTAGGCGTGAATAAAATCGCCAGTAAAGCAGGTGTGGACAAAAAACTCATTTATCGTTATTTCGGAGACGGAAACACATTGGTAGAAACCTATATCCTGGAAAAAGATTACTGGCTAGGTTTTGCAGACAGATTACAAGAATTCAATGAGATCAAATCCCCCGATCAGGCAAAAGAGGTTATCTCAGTCATGCTGGAACGCCAGTTTACCTTCTTGTATGAAGAAGAGACCATGCAACATATGGTTCTGGAAGAACTGACTTCAAAAAGTCCATTAATGGCAAGCATATGTAATATCAGAGGAAACATAGGCGCAAGTTTACTCAAACATACAGATCCCTATTTTAAAGATTCTGAAGTGAATTTCAGGGCAGTAAGTGCGTTATTGGTATCGGGTATTTATTACCTGGTTTTGCAGGCCAAAATTAATGGTGGAACAATCTGTGGAATTGACATCAACAGTGCCGAAGGAAGAGAAGAAATCACAAAAACGATCCACCACATTATTGAATGGGCTTATGAGGCTCCGAAAAAACAAACTAAAGAAAACTAA
- a CDS encoding MFS transporter: protein MLQTKTKPSSTIISARTSTMLVFLVCGLGVASWAPIVPYAKERLGFNDANLGLLLLLMGAGGLTTMPITGILIRKYGSKNMMLMAIILLALILPLLLIMDTPLTMGLTLFTFGAAIGTIDVAMNAQAIHIERHYSQHIMSSFHGLFSLGGILGPLFMGGMIKFGLQPIIAIGIISVLLLLIALSQYNSLLSSDQESKHTEQTKFSWPGRAVIFLGLMCFIVLLAEGSILDWSAVFLKDVRNFDAATAGAGYAAFSIAMTVMRLLGDQLVDKVSPQKIILFGAAISSSGYLVAVFSPWGWLSLAGFVLVGLGAANIVPVLFSAAGKIKDVPASVSLPIVTTIGYTGSLAGPAGIGFIAYSSSLSVAFCFIALLLLIVSISYRQQ from the coding sequence ATGTTGCAAACAAAAACAAAGCCTTCCTCTACAATTATCAGTGCGCGCACGTCGACCATGCTTGTTTTTTTAGTGTGTGGATTAGGGGTGGCCAGCTGGGCTCCCATCGTTCCCTATGCGAAAGAGCGTCTAGGATTTAATGATGCAAACTTAGGATTGCTGCTGCTGTTAATGGGCGCTGGCGGTTTGACCACCATGCCAATTACCGGAATTCTGATCCGAAAATATGGCAGCAAGAATATGATGCTGATGGCTATTATACTGTTAGCGCTCATACTCCCCTTGCTTTTGATCATGGATACCCCATTAACAATGGGGCTTACCCTATTTACTTTTGGTGCAGCTATAGGAACAATTGATGTGGCTATGAATGCCCAGGCTATTCATATAGAACGGCATTATTCACAGCATATCATGTCTTCTTTTCATGGATTGTTTAGTCTGGGCGGAATTCTGGGACCGCTTTTTATGGGTGGGATGATCAAATTCGGACTACAGCCTATTATTGCTATAGGGATTATTTCAGTTTTACTGCTGCTGATTGCACTCAGTCAGTATAACTCCCTATTGTCATCAGACCAGGAATCAAAACATACGGAACAAACAAAATTCTCCTGGCCAGGGCGCGCAGTAATTTTTCTGGGCCTGATGTGCTTTATTGTCTTACTGGCTGAGGGATCAATACTGGACTGGAGTGCTGTATTTTTAAAAGATGTCAGGAATTTTGATGCAGCTACTGCCGGAGCCGGTTATGCCGCATTTTCAATTGCAATGACAGTCATGCGTTTACTGGGTGATCAATTAGTGGATAAGGTAAGTCCACAAAAAATAATCTTGTTTGGGGCAGCAATTTCATCCTCAGGATACCTTGTGGCGGTATTCAGCCCATGGGGATGGCTTTCTTTAGCAGGTTTTGTATTGGTTGGGCTGGGTGCAGCGAACATTGTTCCTGTTTTATTCAGCGCAGCCGGTAAAATAAAAGATGTCCCTGCCTCAGTATCTTTACCTATAGTCACCACGATAGGTTATACTGGTTCACTGGCAGGCCCGGCAGGGATTGGTTTCATTGCTTATTCCAGTTCTCTTTCGGTTGCGTTTTGCTTTATTGCCTTACTGCTGCTTATTGTGAGTATTTCTTACCGTCAGCAATAG
- a CDS encoding M48 family metallopeptidase, whose amino-acid sequence MNKTILPLALLGLTLSFGIHSASAQIKLNSKGLGALQKGVKAATFSDADAAKLAGEAVTWMDQHNTVAAAKDPYTVRLNKIFSKHENEGGLKLNYKVYKVKDINAFACADGSVRVFSSLMDIMSDDELLGIIGHEIGHVANKDTRDAVRSAYKREAISDAASSQSGVVNSLSQSQLGSFANALLDSKYNRKQESEADDYSYEFMKKHNYKVTALASAFQKFADMEKSSGAEKTKTEKMLSSHPDSGSRAAKILEKAKKDGLSK is encoded by the coding sequence ATGAACAAAACGATCTTACCTCTCGCTCTGCTGGGCTTAACCCTTTCTTTTGGAATTCATTCTGCTTCAGCACAAATTAAATTAAACAGTAAAGGTCTTGGTGCATTACAAAAGGGCGTAAAAGCAGCTACCTTTTCGGATGCTGACGCAGCAAAACTTGCTGGTGAAGCTGTAACCTGGATGGATCAGCACAATACTGTGGCTGCCGCTAAAGATCCTTATACTGTCCGCTTGAACAAGATCTTTTCAAAACATGAAAATGAAGGCGGACTTAAGTTAAACTATAAAGTATATAAAGTGAAAGACATCAATGCTTTCGCTTGTGCAGATGGTAGTGTACGCGTATTTTCTTCTTTAATGGATATCATGAGTGATGATGAGTTATTAGGGATTATCGGCCATGAAATTGGACACGTTGCCAATAAAGATACCAGAGATGCCGTGAGAAGTGCTTATAAAAGAGAAGCCATATCAGATGCAGCATCTTCTCAGTCAGGTGTGGTGAATTCACTTTCACAAAGTCAGCTGGGAAGTTTCGCCAATGCACTTTTAGATAGTAAATATAACCGTAAACAAGAAAGTGAAGCTGATGACTATTCTTATGAGTTTATGAAAAAACATAATTACAAAGTAACTGCTTTAGCAAGTGCATTCCAGAAATTCGCCGATATGGAAAAATCATCTGGTGCTGAAAAAACTAAAACAGAAAAGATGTTAAGTTCACATCCTGATAGCGGTTCACGCGCAGCAAAAATATTAGAAAAAGCTAAAAAAGACGGCTTGTCAAAATAA
- a CDS encoding DMT family transporter produces MNNNKSFTLPPIPAVLLSIISVQCGAAIAKGLFPILGAQSTAFIRIGLSAVILMAVNRTNLTQLTAKQWKAVIPYGVSLGLMNLIFYMAIERIPLGLGVTLEFVGPLIVAIFGSKRITDYLWILLAGIGIALIAPWTGKGIDLIGVLLALTAGGFWAGYIVMGGKISKIMNGGDAVTVGMLFATLVVAPFGIGSGGLTHLTPTLLLMGLALALLSSAIPFTLEINALRQMPARTFSILMSLEPAVAALNGLVLLHEFLTFNQWLAVVCVIIASAGATLTTKKAIVQENV; encoded by the coding sequence ATGAATAACAATAAATCTTTTACTTTACCACCAATCCCTGCTGTTCTTTTATCAATTATCAGTGTACAGTGCGGGGCTGCAATTGCCAAAGGCCTGTTTCCTATTTTAGGAGCACAAAGTACAGCCTTTATACGGATTGGTCTTTCGGCCGTTATCCTGATGGCTGTTAACCGGACAAATCTAACTCAGCTTACTGCTAAACAATGGAAAGCAGTGATTCCTTATGGGGTATCCCTGGGATTAATGAACCTGATTTTCTATATGGCGATTGAGCGGATACCGCTTGGTTTAGGCGTTACACTTGAATTCGTAGGGCCTTTAATTGTTGCCATATTCGGATCTAAACGCATCACTGACTATTTATGGATTTTACTGGCCGGAATTGGGATTGCACTTATCGCACCCTGGACCGGTAAAGGAATTGATCTCATCGGTGTTTTATTAGCACTGACTGCAGGAGGTTTCTGGGCAGGTTATATTGTGATGGGTGGAAAAATCTCCAAGATTATGAATGGGGGAGACGCAGTTACGGTAGGTATGTTATTCGCTACCCTGGTTGTTGCACCATTTGGCATTGGAAGCGGGGGATTAACCCATTTAACACCAACTCTTCTTTTAATGGGACTTGCACTGGCGCTTTTGTCCAGCGCCATACCATTTACACTTGAAATCAATGCGCTGCGGCAAATGCCTGCGCGTACATTCAGTATCTTAATGAGTCTGGAGCCAGCTGTAGCAGCTTTAAACGGACTGGTTCTATTGCATGAATTTTTGACGTTTAATCAGTGGCTGGCAGTTGTCTGTGTGATTATTGCCAGTGCCGGGGCGACATTGACGACTAAGAAAGCTATTGTACAGGAGAATGTATAA